In Xanthomonas campestris pv. phormiicola, the DNA window CCGCAGATCCAGATGACCGCCGGGCAGCTGGCGGTGGACGTGGGCACCGACACGGCGATGGCCTCGGCCGCCTGGGCCGGGGTCTGGATGATCCGCCGCGGCCTGTTGAAACAGGCCGCCGCCATGTTCGTCGCTGTGGTGCTGTGTTCGGCGGTGGCCGCCAACCTGGCGTTCGGCTACCAGCTGCAGGCCTTCGATCCCTACCCGATGATGATGTTGACGCTGGCGGCGCTGGTGATCGGGCGGCGCGCGCTGTGGTTGGTGTACCTGTGCATCACGCTGATCTTCTGGCTGGGCATGGAGAGCCCGTGGGGCCAGGATCCGCACGCCAGGCGCAGCCCGTTCCAGAACCTGCCGTCGCTGGCGCTGAGCTATCTGATGATCACCCTGGTACTCGATCGGACCGTCGCCGCGCTGCGCGAGAGCCTGTGGCGTGCGCGCCGCAACGCCGCGTGGCTGCGCGTGGAGATGCGCGAGCGCGCTCAGGCGCAGCAGCGGTTGTTGCACCTGCAGAAGATCGAGTCGGTCGGGCATCTGGCCAGCGGGGTATCGCACGATTTCAACAACATCCTCGCCGCGATCGTCGGCTACACCGAGCAGCGCCACCGTGTGCACGAGCTGGATTTCGAGCCGCACGGCGACGCGCTGGCGATGGCCGAGGCGCTGGAGGGCATCGAACTGGCGGCGCAGCGCGGCGTGGCGATCAGCCGCAAGCTGCTCAGCTTCAGCCGGCGCGAACTGAGCGTGCCCGAGCGCTTCGATGCGAACGAGGCGCTGCGCGGCATCCAGCCGATGTTGCGGCAACTGTTCGGGCCAGCGGTGCGGCTGCAACTGGAACTGGCGCCCGAGCCGATGGCGCTGTTCCTGGACCGCAGCCAGCTCGATCTGGCGATGCTCAACTTCGCCGCCAACGCGCGCGATGCGATGCCCGGCGGCGGCTGTTTCTCGGTGCGCCTGCAGCGCGACGGCGAATCCGCGCGCATCGAGATCGTCGATACCGGCATCGGCATGAGCGCGGACGTGCAGCAGCAGGTGTTCGAGCCGTTCTTCACCACCAAGCCGGCCGGGCAGGGCACCGGGCTGGGGCTGGCGGTGGCCTTCGAGATGGCCCAGCAGGCGCGTGGCAGCCTGCAGGTGCACAGTGCACCGGGCGCGGGGACCCGCTTCGTGCTGCGCCTGCCGCTGGCCGCCGCGCTCAGCGCTCCTGCGGCATGAACAGGTAGCCTTCGCCGCGCACCGACTTCAGCGGCAGCGGCGCGCCGGTGCGCTCCTGCACCTTCAGGCGCAGCCGGTGCAACAGCGCGTCCAGCCGATGCGGGTCGATCTCCATGCCAAGGTTGCCGCCGAGCATGCCGACCAGCGCGTCGCGGGTGACCAGCCGCCCGCGCGCGCGCCACAGGCTTTGCATCACCTTGCGCTCGGAGCCGGTCAAGGGCACGGCGTTGCCGTCGGGCGCGAACAGGCACCAGCCATCGTCCTGCAGCTGCCATTCCTCGCTCGCGGCCGGTTGCGGGTCATGCAGGCGGCGCATGCGCCGGGCTACGCTGAACAAGGTGGCGGCCAGGATCTCGATCTGCACTGGCTTGACCAGATAGGCGTCGGCGCCCTGGTTGAGGCCGCGCAACAGATCGGGGTGGTCGCCGCGCCCGCTCAGGATGACGATGCCCAGTGCCGGCCGCAGCGACTGCAACTGCTCGGTCAGGGTGAAGCCATCGCCGTCCGGCAGGCCGATGTCGAGCACGATCAGGTCGAAACCGCCGCCGTCCAGCGCCGTCCACAGCGCCTGGATGGTGCGCAGCGGCGTCACCTCCAGGCCGTGCCGCCGCAGTCCGGGCACCAGGACCCGGTCGCGCAACAGATCGTCGTCCTCCAGCAACGCCACCCGCAGCGCGGCGTTGGCGGTGGAGGCGGTCGGCAGGCCACTGGAATCGGAAAGTCTGCTCACGACGCGGGATCGGGGAAGAGGCGGCATTCCCCGCGGCCGCAACGTGCGGCGGCGAGCAAGGTCCGGCGTCATGCGGCCTGCAAGCAGCGCATTCCGTGAAGTCCCGACAGTAGCCAGTTTCCGCAGCGCTTTCAATGCGCGGCGCCGCGCACCGCCCGCGCTGCGCCGCCGCGCCGGTGACTGCGGCGCGCATGCGCCGCCGTTGC includes these proteins:
- a CDS encoding ATP-binding protein, yielding MPIADPVDRRNAPALQVLFVFLGSEIPLNKLYHLLTAPQIQMTAGQLAVDVGTDTAMASAAWAGVWMIRRGLLKQAAAMFVAVVLCSAVAANLAFGYQLQAFDPYPMMMLTLAALVIGRRALWLVYLCITLIFWLGMESPWGQDPHARRSPFQNLPSLALSYLMITLVLDRTVAALRESLWRARRNAAWLRVEMRERAQAQQRLLHLQKIESVGHLASGVSHDFNNILAAIVGYTEQRHRVHELDFEPHGDALAMAEALEGIELAAQRGVAISRKLLSFSRRELSVPERFDANEALRGIQPMLRQLFGPAVRLQLELAPEPMALFLDRSQLDLAMLNFAANARDAMPGGGCFSVRLQRDGESARIEIVDTGIGMSADVQQQVFEPFFTTKPAGQGTGLGLAVAFEMAQQARGSLQVHSAPGAGTRFVLRLPLAAALSAPAA
- a CDS encoding response regulator transcription factor — its product is MSRLSDSSGLPTASTANAALRVALLEDDDLLRDRVLVPGLRRHGLEVTPLRTIQALWTALDGGGFDLIVLDIGLPDGDGFTLTEQLQSLRPALGIVILSGRGDHPDLLRGLNQGADAYLVKPVQIEILAATLFSVARRMRRLHDPQPAASEEWQLQDDGWCLFAPDGNAVPLTGSERKVMQSLWRARGRLVTRDALVGMLGGNLGMEIDPHRLDALLHRLRLKVQERTGAPLPLKSVRGEGYLFMPQER